One Rosa chinensis cultivar Old Blush chromosome 3, RchiOBHm-V2, whole genome shotgun sequence DNA window includes the following coding sequences:
- the LOC112194217 gene encoding tryptophan N-monooxygenase CYP79A68, whose product MIPVIAVLLFLASSLFFSFLIQKKKRVVLPAMPPLPPGPSPWPIIGCLPEMWRNRPAYKWIHDLLKQLNTDIACVRLGNVHVIVVRSPEIAREFLKKHDAVFASRPITMATNILSSGYLATAVVPLGEQWKKMRRALVANVFNQSRLRWLLNKRNDEADNLVKFLYSQCSTSENGSVVNVRNAAQHYPANVMRRMIFNMRYFGKGREDGGPGLEEERHISALFTILLHSYAFCVSDYLPWLRPFDIGGHEKKVRDALKIIKQYQDPIIDERVRKWRCSNQENRIKEPVEEDLLDVFISLKGADGQRLLSVEEIKAQITDLQLATVDNPFNSAEWALSEMLNQPDMLTKAQEELNRVVGIHMLVQESHIPHLPYIKACVRESLRLHPAAPFNLPHVSCADAIVAGYFIPEGSSVLLSRLDLGRNPKVWENPFRFDPKRHLNGPANEHVDLGEHELRFISFSTGRRGCPGGTLGTNITVMLLARLLQGFTWSMPPKVDEIDLTEQAQSLFKLNALYAHAKPRLPAAVYLI is encoded by the exons ATGATTCCTGTTATTGCAGTACTACTTTTCCTTGCCTCATCCCTCTTCTTTAGTTTTCTTatccaaaaaaagaagagagtagTACTCCCAGCAATGCCCCCTCTCCCTCCAGGACCAAGCCCATGGCCGATCATTGGGTGTCTGCCAGAGATGTGGAGGAACAGACCAGCATATAAATGGATACATGACCTTCTGAAACAGCTCAACACTGATATTGCCTGTGTACGATTGGGAAATGTTCATGTGATCGTAGTCAGATCACCTGAAATTGCAAGAGAATTTTTGAAGAAACACGACGCAGTTTTCGCATCACGACCCATTACTATGGCTACTAACATCTTAAGTAGTGGGTACTTGGCAACAG CCGTTGTACCTTTGGGAGAGCAGTGGAAGAAAATGAGAAGAGCTTTGGTTGCCAACGTGTTTAATCAGTCCAGACTCCGGTGGCTACTCAATAAGAGAAACGATGAAGCAGACAATCTTGTGAAGTTCCTTTACAGTCAGTGCTCAACCAGTGAGAATGGTTCGGTGGTGAATGTGAGAAATGCAGCCCAACATTACCCAGCAAATGTGATGAGAAGGATGATCTTCAACATGAGGTATTTTGGCAAAGGAAGAGAGGATGGAGGGCCAGGACTTGAAGAAGAAAGACACATCTCTGCGCTTTTCACAATACTCTTGCATTCGTATGCATTCTGTGTATCCGATTACCTTCCATGGCTAAGACCATTTGACATAGGTGGGCATGAGAAGAAAGTGAGGGATGCTTTGAAAATTATCAAGCAGTATCAGGACCCTATTATAGATGAGAGAGTACGGAAGTGGAGGTGCTCTAATCAGGAAAATAGGATCAAGGAGCCTGTAGAGGAGGACCTGCTTGATGTTTTCATCTCACTCAAAGGTGCAGATGGGCAGCGTTTATTGTCAGTTGAAGAAATCAAAGCACAAATCACT GACCTACAACTTGCCACAGTGGATAATCCTTTCAATTCAGCAGAATGGGCTCTTTCAGAAATGCTGAACCAACCTGATATGCTTACAAAAGCACAAGAGGAACTAAATAGGGTAGTGGGAATCCACATGCTTGTTCAAGAATCTCATATCCCTCATCTCCCTTACATAAAGGCTTGTGTAAGAGAATCGCTCAGGCTGCATCCAGCTGCACCATTTAATCTGCCCCATGTCTCATGTGCTGATGCCATAGTAGCAGGCTACTTCATCCCAGAGGGTAGTAGTGTTCTTTTGAGTCGTTTAGACCTTGGTCGTAACCCCAAAGTCTGGGAAAACCCCTTTAGATTTGACCCCAAGCGTCATCTAAATGGACCTGCCAATGAACACGTGGATCTAGGTGAACATGAGCTAAGGTTCATTTCATTTTCTACTGGAAGGAGAGGTTGCCCGGGTGGTACGCTTGGAACAAACATAACTGTGATGCTCCTTGCTAGGCTTCTTCAAGGGTTTACATGGAGCATGCCACCCAAGGTGGATGAGATTGACCTCACTGAGCAGGCTCAATCCCTCTTCAAGCTCAATGCATTGTATGCGCATGCTAAACCTCGCTTGCCTGCTGCTGTGTACCTAATTTAG